Proteins encoded together in one Eubalaena glacialis isolate mEubGla1 chromosome 7, mEubGla1.1.hap2.+ XY, whole genome shotgun sequence window:
- the NR2C2 gene encoding nuclear receptor subfamily 2 group C member 2 isoform X2 — protein sequence MTSPSPRIQIISTDSAVASPQRIQIVTDQQTGQKIQIVTAVDASGSPKQQFILTSPDGAGTGKVILASPETSSAKQLIFTTSDNLVPGRIQIVTDSASVERLLGKADVQRPQVVEYCVVCGDKASGRHYGAVSCEGCKGFFKRSVRKNLTYSCRSNQDCIINKHHRNRCQFCRLKKCLEMGMKMESVQSERKPFDVQREKPSNCAASTEKIYIRKDLRSPLIATPTFVADKDGARQTGLLDPGMLVNIQQPLIREDGTVLLATDSKAETSQGALGTLANVVTSLANLSESLNNGDTSEMQPEDQSASEITRAFDTLAKALNTTDGSSPPSLADGIDGSGGGSIHVISRDQSTPIIEVEGPLLSDTHVTFKLTMPSPMPEYLNVHYICESASRLLFLSMHWARSIPAFQALGQDCNTSLVRACWNELFTLGLAQCAQVMSLSTILAAIVNHLQNSIQEDKLSGDRIKQVMEHIWKLQEFCNSMAKLDIDGYEYAYLKAIVLFSPDHPGLTSTSQIEKFQEKAQMELQDYVQKTYSEDTYRLARILVRLPALRLMSSNITEELFFTGLIGNVSIDSIIPYILKMETAEYNGQITGASL from the exons ATCGTGACAGACCAGCAGACAGGACAGAAGATCCAGATAGTCACCGCAGTGGACGCCTCCGGATCCCCCAAGCAGCAGTTCATCCTGACCAGCCCAGATGGAGCTGGAACTGGGAAGGTGATCCTGGCTTCCCCGGAGACCTCCAGTGCCAAGCAGCTCATATTCACCACCTCGGACAACCTCGTCCCTGGCAGGATCCAA ATCGTCACGGACTCTGCTTCTGTGGAGCGTCTTCTGGGGAAGGCCGACGTCCAGCGGCCCCAGGTGGTAGAGTACTGTGTGGTATGTGGCGACAAAGCCTCAG GCCGTCACTATGGGGCTGTCAGTTGTGAAGGTTGCAAAGGTTTCTTCAAAAGGAGCGTAAGGAAAAATTTGACCTACAGCTGCCGGAGCAATCAAGACTGCATCATCAATAAACACCACCGGAACCGCTGTCAGTTTTGCCGGCTGAAAAAATGCTTAGAGATGGGCATGAAGATGGAAT CTGTGCAGAGTGAACGGAAGCCCTTTGATGTGCAGCGGGAGAAACCAAGCAATTGTGCTGCTTCAACGGAGAAAATCTATATCCGGAAGGACCTGAGAAGTCCTCTGATAGCCACACCAACATTTGTGGCAGATAAAGATGGAGCAAG ACAAACAGGTCTTCTTGATCCAGGGATGCTTGTGAACATCCAGCAGCCTTTGATACGTGAGGATGGTACGGTTCTCCTGGCCACAGATTCCAAG GCTGAAACAAGCCAGGGAGCCCTGGGCACACTGGCAAATGTAGTAACTTCCCTTGCCAACCTAAGTGAATCCCTTAACAATGGTGACACTTCAGAAATGCAGCCAGAGGACCAGTCTGCAAGTGAGATTACTCG GGCATTCGACACCTTAGCTAAAGCACTTAACACCACAGACGGCTCCTCGCCTCCAAGCCTGGCGGACGGGATAGACGGCAGTGGAGGAGGGAGCATCCACGTCATCAGCAGAGACCAGTCCACACCCATCATTGAGGTCGAAGGCCCCCTCCTTTCAGACACTCACGTCACATTTAAG CTCACGATGCCCAGCCCGATGCCCGAGTACCTCAATGTGCACTACATCTGCGAGTCCGCATCCCGCCTGCTCTTCCTCTCCATGCACTGGGCCAGGTCCATCCCGGCCTTTCAGGCACTTGG GCAGGACTGCAACACCAGCCTGGTGCGGGCCTGCTGGAATGAGCTCTTCACCCTCGGCCTGGCCCAGTGCGCCCAGGTCATGAGCCTCTCCACCATCCTGGCCGCCATCGTCAACCACCTGCAGAACAGCATCCAGGAAG ATAAACTTTCTGGCGACCGGATAAAGCAAGTCATGGAGCACATCTGGAAGCTTCAGGAGTTCTGTAACAGTATGGCGAAGCTGGATATAGACGGCTATGAGTATGCATACCTTAAAGCTATAGTTCTCTTTAGCCCCG atcatCCAGGTTTGACCAGCACAAGCCAGATTGAAAAATTCCAAGAAAAGGCACAGATGGAGTTGCAGGACTATGTTCAGAAAACCTACTCGGAAGACACCTACCG GTTGGCCCGGATTCTCGTCCGCCTGCCAGCACTCAGGCTGATGAGCTCCAACATAACAGAAGAACTTTTTTTTACTGGTCTCATCGGCAATGTTTCAATAGACAGCATAATCCCCTACATCCTCAAGATGGAGACAGCAGAGTATAACGGCCAGATCACCGGAGCCAGCCTATAG
- the NR2C2 gene encoding nuclear receptor subfamily 2 group C member 2 isoform X1 yields MATNMEGLVQHRVGTQQVAEVPRTQTSRPESPGMTSPSPRIQIISTDSAVASPQRIQIVTDQQTGQKIQIVTAVDASGSPKQQFILTSPDGAGTGKVILASPETSSAKQLIFTTSDNLVPGRIQIVTDSASVERLLGKADVQRPQVVEYCVVCGDKASGRHYGAVSCEGCKGFFKRSVRKNLTYSCRSNQDCIINKHHRNRCQFCRLKKCLEMGMKMESVQSERKPFDVQREKPSNCAASTEKIYIRKDLRSPLIATPTFVADKDGARQTGLLDPGMLVNIQQPLIREDGTVLLATDSKAETSQGALGTLANVVTSLANLSESLNNGDTSEMQPEDQSASEITRAFDTLAKALNTTDGSSPPSLADGIDGSGGGSIHVISRDQSTPIIEVEGPLLSDTHVTFKLTMPSPMPEYLNVHYICESASRLLFLSMHWARSIPAFQALGQDCNTSLVRACWNELFTLGLAQCAQVMSLSTILAAIVNHLQNSIQEDKLSGDRIKQVMEHIWKLQEFCNSMAKLDIDGYEYAYLKAIVLFSPDHPGLTSTSQIEKFQEKAQMELQDYVQKTYSEDTYRLARILVRLPALRLMSSNITEELFFTGLIGNVSIDSIIPYILKMETAEYNGQITGASL; encoded by the exons ATCGTGACAGACCAGCAGACAGGACAGAAGATCCAGATAGTCACCGCAGTGGACGCCTCCGGATCCCCCAAGCAGCAGTTCATCCTGACCAGCCCAGATGGAGCTGGAACTGGGAAGGTGATCCTGGCTTCCCCGGAGACCTCCAGTGCCAAGCAGCTCATATTCACCACCTCGGACAACCTCGTCCCTGGCAGGATCCAA ATCGTCACGGACTCTGCTTCTGTGGAGCGTCTTCTGGGGAAGGCCGACGTCCAGCGGCCCCAGGTGGTAGAGTACTGTGTGGTATGTGGCGACAAAGCCTCAG GCCGTCACTATGGGGCTGTCAGTTGTGAAGGTTGCAAAGGTTTCTTCAAAAGGAGCGTAAGGAAAAATTTGACCTACAGCTGCCGGAGCAATCAAGACTGCATCATCAATAAACACCACCGGAACCGCTGTCAGTTTTGCCGGCTGAAAAAATGCTTAGAGATGGGCATGAAGATGGAAT CTGTGCAGAGTGAACGGAAGCCCTTTGATGTGCAGCGGGAGAAACCAAGCAATTGTGCTGCTTCAACGGAGAAAATCTATATCCGGAAGGACCTGAGAAGTCCTCTGATAGCCACACCAACATTTGTGGCAGATAAAGATGGAGCAAG ACAAACAGGTCTTCTTGATCCAGGGATGCTTGTGAACATCCAGCAGCCTTTGATACGTGAGGATGGTACGGTTCTCCTGGCCACAGATTCCAAG GCTGAAACAAGCCAGGGAGCCCTGGGCACACTGGCAAATGTAGTAACTTCCCTTGCCAACCTAAGTGAATCCCTTAACAATGGTGACACTTCAGAAATGCAGCCAGAGGACCAGTCTGCAAGTGAGATTACTCG GGCATTCGACACCTTAGCTAAAGCACTTAACACCACAGACGGCTCCTCGCCTCCAAGCCTGGCGGACGGGATAGACGGCAGTGGAGGAGGGAGCATCCACGTCATCAGCAGAGACCAGTCCACACCCATCATTGAGGTCGAAGGCCCCCTCCTTTCAGACACTCACGTCACATTTAAG CTCACGATGCCCAGCCCGATGCCCGAGTACCTCAATGTGCACTACATCTGCGAGTCCGCATCCCGCCTGCTCTTCCTCTCCATGCACTGGGCCAGGTCCATCCCGGCCTTTCAGGCACTTGG GCAGGACTGCAACACCAGCCTGGTGCGGGCCTGCTGGAATGAGCTCTTCACCCTCGGCCTGGCCCAGTGCGCCCAGGTCATGAGCCTCTCCACCATCCTGGCCGCCATCGTCAACCACCTGCAGAACAGCATCCAGGAAG ATAAACTTTCTGGCGACCGGATAAAGCAAGTCATGGAGCACATCTGGAAGCTTCAGGAGTTCTGTAACAGTATGGCGAAGCTGGATATAGACGGCTATGAGTATGCATACCTTAAAGCTATAGTTCTCTTTAGCCCCG atcatCCAGGTTTGACCAGCACAAGCCAGATTGAAAAATTCCAAGAAAAGGCACAGATGGAGTTGCAGGACTATGTTCAGAAAACCTACTCGGAAGACACCTACCG GTTGGCCCGGATTCTCGTCCGCCTGCCAGCACTCAGGCTGATGAGCTCCAACATAACAGAAGAACTTTTTTTTACTGGTCTCATCGGCAATGTTTCAATAGACAGCATAATCCCCTACATCCTCAAGATGGAGACAGCAGAGTATAACGGCCAGATCACCGGAGCCAGCCTATAG